A part of Candida albicans SC5314 chromosome 2, complete sequence genomic DNA contains:
- the LYS22 gene encoding Lys22p (Homocitrate synthase, minor isoform; repressed by nitric oxide and by hypoxia; protein level decreases in stationary phase cultures; induced by ketoconazole, Spider biofilm induced; flow model biofilm repressed) produces MSVASNPYGPNPSDFLSNVNKFEVIESTLREGEQFANAFFTTEKKIEIAKALDDFGVDYIELTSPVASEQSRRDCEAICKLGLKAKILTHIRCHMDDARVAVETGVDGVDVVIGTSQFLRQYSHGKDMNYIAQSAIEVIEFVKSKGIEIRFSSEDSFRSDIVDLLNIYRTVDKIGVNRVGIADTVGCANPRQVYELVKTLKSVVSCDIECHFHNDTGCAIANAYTALEAGAKLIDVSVLGIGERNGITPLGALMARMITADRDYVLSKYKLHKLRDLENLVADAVQINIPFNNPITGFCAFTHKAGIHAKAILANPSTYEILNPNDFGLTRYIHFANRLTGWNAIKSRVDQLNLHLTDDQVKEVTNKIKKLGDVRQLNIDDVDSIIKDFHAEQSTTNTPLLKPVEDDEGPEIKKQKV; encoded by the coding sequence atGTCTGTTGCTTCTAATCCATATGGTCCAAATCCATCTGATTTCTTATCTAATgtgaataaatttgaagTCATTGAATCAACTTTAAGAGAAGGTGAACAATTTGCCAATGCCTTTTTCAccactgaaaaaaaaattgaaattgctAAAGCTTTAGATGATTTTGGAgttgattatattgaattgaCTTCACCAGTAGCATCTGAACAATCAAGAAGAGATTGTGAAGCCATTTGTAAATTAGGTTTAAAAGCTAAAATATTGACTCATATTAGATGTCATATGGATGATGCCCGTGTTGCCGTTGAAACTGGGGTTGATGGGGTTGATGTGGTTATTGGAACTTCACAATTTTTAAGACAATATTCTCATGGTAAAGATATGAATTATATTGCTCAAAGTGCTATTGAAGtcattgaatttgttaaatCTAAAGGTATTGAAATTCGTTTTAGTTCTGAAGATTCTTTTAGATCagatattgttgatttattaaacatTTATCGTACTGTTGATAAAATCGGAGTGAATAGAGTTGGTATTGCCGATACTGTTGGTTGTGCTAATCCAAGACAAGTTTATGAATTGGTCAAAACTTTGAAATCAGTGGTTTCTTGTGATATTGAATGTCATTTCCATAACGATACTGGTTGTGCCATTGCTAATGCTTATACTGCCTTGGAAGCCGGTgctaaattaattgatgtttCTGTGTTGGGTATTGGTGAAAGGAATGGTATTACTCCATTGGGGGCATTAATGGCAAGAATGATTACTGCTGATCGTGATTATGTGTTAtctaaatataaattacaCAAATTGAGagatttagaaaatttGGTTGCTGATGCCGTACAAATTAATATTCCATTCAATAATCCAATTACTGGATTCTGTGCTTTTACTCATAAAGCTGGTATTCATGCTAAAGCCATCTTGGCCAATCCATCAACatatgaaattttaaatcCAAATGATTTCGGTTTAACCAGATATATTCACTTTGCTAATAGATTGACTGGTTGGAATGCCATTAAATCAAGagttgatcaattgaatttacaTTTGACTGATGATCAAGTTAAAGAAGTTACgaataaaattaaaaaattgggtGATGTTAGACAATTGA